TTATTTGCGTGACATCATTGTAAACTCGTTTTGTCTCTAGGAATGTAGATATTGAATTTCGAGGGTGACCAAGTTTCATACCTGCTCGTTCACTTTGTCATCTCTTTCTCTGTGTAGGTCCCAGGATCAACTATTGATGTTTATCTTTAATGGGAATCGTCCGAAATTCTATCATTAGAATGGCTGTTCTTCAACGTTGAATATATATGGGGTATTGCGTAAAGATTACTTGATGGACTTTGACGTTAACTTAATTTTTGCTACCATTTGCGTCTTATCAATCAGTATCAACTACGCTCTCTACAGTTAGAACTGACATTTGTGGTGGCGTAATCTCTCCCAAGTAGAACATAATGGCCAGTTTTCTCTAAGGAAAGCTCACCATTAGTATGGAAGTTGAAATAGTGAAACCAGATTGGGCTACCCTCCAGCTGTCATCATCTGGCTAAAGAAAACCGGGCAGTTGCAACTACTCAGCCAACGCGAGACCTTATGTCAGTTCAGTTATTCACGACTAACTCATACCCTCCACAATAAGAGCTGAAAAAGACCTGTGAAAGATAAAATATGTGCATCTTAAATTACATGTTTGCTATGTATATCTTGAGCAGTACATACCCTCCAAGAGCGTGCTGTAAATCTTGTGTAGCAATGGTACTTCCTTTAATCATCCTTTAttcatcatcctcttcgtcctcatcattttcaataaatttagGTTTCACAGTGGACCACAATTTGGCATGATTATGAGCATCCCACCATTTGTTTATAGCACTGTCAAAAAATCCCTCGAAAGCAAAAGCTCCGGCTAAAATAGTACCAACATATATCGAGTTTCTCTCAAATATACGACCGAGTCCAGTCTAGTTGAAGATGTTAGTATTCCCTGTGtgagaaattgttgaacagTTGTCACCCCTATTTGGGACCTCAAATTGGTTGCCCCTGGtgaaattgcaacaacGTTTTTTTAGATATCAAGTACATACGAAAATTGACATTGTGTTTGTTTCGAATACTTTGGTGTTCAGTGAAAACTAATGGTATTGTATAAACCTTTTGATGgttgattaatttttttttccagAGTGAGTCGTAATAATTTTCttacatcaattgattggttACAAATGGATAACACTTATATCGCTACCAAACGTGTATCAATTTCTATACATCACACTTATTCTATTTTAGTTTCCTCTATCTTCTTTACCGCTTCTTCAACACTTTTTGCTGTAGCTGCAACATCCGCTTCTGATTTAGCATCTACATTACCAGTTTGGTTTCCACCTCCTGGGTATTTTGTACCTTTGTTCTTTGGTTTCTtaactttcttttcttgtttggGTTGCTCAACTGGGTACCCATTCTTTTGTGCTAATTGAAATTCTTcgttcttttcaaattcttctcTAATTGGTGCAAGCAATTCGTTGATTCTATCTGCGAcaccaattttcaaatcaggAGGTGACAAGTTTCCTTTTGTATAatcttttttcaattgctcaACTGAATCATAATGAATTGGTCCTCCATATTTCTCAGGTCTATCAATAGTAAGATCAAAAGAACCGGTTTTTCctgttttcaattcatgAATAGGTTGTATGACATACTCAACGAAGGCTATAAGACCATTGTCCTTGGTTTCCCCGGGGGCACAATAAGCACTATTTACCTTCTTTTTGACCACTTTTGGTTCTTCCAAAATATCTATTTTAGAGTTTGGATCAGAAGCACTCATCTTACCACCCTGACCTAAACCTGGGACCATAGGGTTCATTAAATGGGCTCTCTTCTTGTATCCTATACTTGGTAAATTCTCCTCTGCTAAAACGAAAATTTTCCTTTGGTCAACACCCCCAAACTGAGCATCTACGCCCAAATgctcttcatcaatggcTTGCATCAATGGATAGATCAATCCAGACAACAATGGATTTGCAACTTGTTTAACAACATCAGCACCAGCTCGTTTAGCATCGTTTTGCGACACAACATTagataatttgaaaaggtCCATAATATAAGGGCCATCTTTCTGATAAGAAGAACCAACGacaaaaatcaacttctcaATAGGAACGTTGATTGACCTCAAAATAGCTTTAATCACCCATTCGTAGTATTTGGCACGATATTGTACAACCTCCAATGGTGCCTTCATGTTGTCTAAGAATGCATGCAAATCTGCTAATAACACCTTGACTTCACATCCGGCTTTCAAAAAATGAGCTAGTTTCACCATAGGAACAAAGTATCCACAATGAGGTTTTCCGGTCGGAGCTGTACCCCAATAAATTTTCACCGGTCTCTTTTCGTTCACTAAGACATCTTTAATGATTTGGCCGTTTAAAACTTCTTGTAAGTCCCTAGTAATTAATTCGTATTGTGCTTCTGGGTCTGTGACACTGGACATGTTGAAATTCAAcgttgatgataatgatgagtCACTGTGGTTTTGGGTTTGTTCAAATGAGTTTCtacaatttggaaagtaAAAATgaaagttttttttttttctgctgttgtttttctttccaaatGACTTTCACGTGACTGACTCGAAACATCACTTCTTGTTCTAGCGCACACTTTTTGATTCCCTTTCTTTGGAACGGAAATGTAGAACTATCCGTCTTCCTTATCACCATTCTACAACATTAATACTTAACTAGGTGGTAAGCTGAAATACACACAACTTCTACTGCTTTTCTTTCTCCTAACTTGTCGTATCAAACAAGAGACAAAGGATATTGCACAATGGATGAGGATAAGCTCAAGCGATTTTTGGTTGAGTTGCCATCAGCTCTTTCGTTTCGAAATGGTTCTCGAGTGCATGAATATGTTTTCAAGGTGCTTTATTTCATGTCAACAAATAATGGTGAATATTTACTGCATTTGTTTCCAGACCTCCCACCTATTCTGGAATTAGATCGTGAAAGACTTGTCAATTCCGATTTCACTCTAGAAACCTTGGACAAGCTTTCATCCCTTCAAAAACCTGAGTCAAAAGAATATTCTCACCCAAAAAACAAGCCTTGCGCTAGGCTATTTAAGGCTGGAGACCTGGTTTATAGATGCGAGGAGTGTGGTTTCGATGACACGTGTGTCTTGTGCTCATATTGTTTTAATGAACAGGATCATGTGGGTCATTCGGTCCTGATGTATACATCGACTGGGACGTCAGGCGGGGTGTGTGACTGTGGAGATCCAGAGGCATTTGTTACTACGTTACATTGTAAATGTTCAGCGAGAAAGGTGGCCAGTACTTCATATGAAGGTCAAGTTGAAGAGCCAAACCATGAGTATTTATATCAGACTATCAAAGTATGTCTTGATTATGTGCTAGATATCACCAATTCAAACGTTTGCACGTTGCCTATAATTCACGAGCACATGAACAAAGGatcattcaacttcaacccAAGATCGTTGTCCAATTATTTCTCATTACCTAGTGGGAAGTATGGCGGAGCAACTGATGTGAATTCTGACAACTGGATTTTGGTTTTATGGAACGATGAATTTCATGATTTAGGACAAGCAATACACGCTATAAGGTTAGGGCTCTCTTGCAACGATAACAGAGCAACTcaaattgcaacaagaaTTGACAAAGAAGGCTATTGTGTTTTGAAGGAAGCCTCGACGTATGAAGCGTTGATGAAGTCCAAAGAACTTGTTGAAAGAGGTGGCttaatttcaacaatcatATCCATCAGGGATCTATATCGAGAACTTATTGTGCGAGAAATTATATTTTGGCTTGATGATATTTTAGACTCATATGACGAAGCATTCAAGCTCAAAAGTCAAGCTATATTGACTCAGCTCCTTTTGGATAACGACTACAGATTCGCAAAGGTATTTCCAGAAGAGTTTCTCCGTGGCCTCACATATGGCACTATGGATGAGTGCTTCAAAAACGGTATCCCAGTTGAAGACAAGTTTGTTACCCAGttcaattcaaaccaaGTTAGAACCCCTATCAGTAGCTTGGATTTACGTGAACGAATGATATATCTTTTAGCTAAACCTGACTTGGAGCTTCCATTTTCaagatttcaaatccttttGATCTTTCAAATAAGGTTACCCAAACTTGTCCggaaaaaattggtttCTATTTTGTTACCGCTTCTTGTTGCCAACATTTTCTTGAAGGgaaaatttgcaaaacaattcaCTGAGATATATCCAATGTTGCTAACAATATGTGCATATCTGGACAGAGAAGACCACTTGAACCTTATTGCGGAAATCTCTTCCCAACTTTACACGTGTCCAGTTACCGTGAGGAAGCTATTAGAGTCGTCCCATGCGAactacatcatcaatggaCTTACTAGAATCATCGAGGAAAGCTGCTCGGTGTGGGACGAAGATATTGGACATTGCATATTCGTAGATTCTGATACTGATTCCCAAGCAGATagaagattgaaaagagCTCTTCTCAGGGGTATCCACGATTTGGAGCATTTCTCGTCGACAAATTTAGGACCACAAGCTTTGCAAGCCTATTTGCGCCCtaaaaattttgtctttCTTGTCctgtttttgaaactttttcaCGACTATTTGCCAATGACTAGAAAACGTGGAGATCATGTGGAACAAGAACTGATGACTTTTAGGCTTCATCCTGCAATTTCAGTGCCTattttatcatcattgagAAATATAGCAGCCAGTCAAATTGGTCATCCTAATTTGGATTGGGTGATTGAAAAGCTCACAAACTTTCTTGCTGGAGAGGAGATGTATCGGGTTGAATACGGGTCAGATAACATGAGGGTCAGTACAAATGCACATGCGTTTGTCCATCCCTTGACAAGTTTTTTGTCGTATCTAATCCAATTCAATGGCTATGATGGTTTATATCCATTGTTGGAAGGTCATAAAAGAGCAATGATCATGTTGTCAGATGCTTCACTAAGAAGTATTGTACTTGGATCCCAGATAAAGATTGGGTTTTGGATAAGGAATGGAGTATCGGCATCGCGCCAGGCAAGCATGTACTTTGGTCCAAGCATGTCTGACTTGACATTCACCAGGGACATGCATTTGCAACAAGTTGCATTGCTAATCGGAAACTCGGAAGAGATGgtaaaaagttttttggCAAGGTGGGAGTTGAATGATTGGTTTTCCAACAGGGTGGAGTGTAATGATACGATATACGAGGAGAGATTTTTTTCCGTTGTGGAGagatttgttggatttgtttACAAGTTGCTAACCGATAGATCCATGTTTAGTCGCTTGTCATCCAGGGAGATGGAACTTGAGGAGACGAGAAAGTTCATGACGTACTATTTGTGCGAAAAGGCTAGAGGCTATacgaaattgaagatgaaagtGGACTCAGATGTCTGTGATTTGCCTgagtttgatgaaatacTATACGATATTGCCGACTATCAACCACCTTCCGCATTGCTTGATACAGGACTATATCGACTCAAGGACTCAATGTACTCGCAATTAGATCCCATGGGGCTTTTTTTAGATCCAtcaaagtttcaaattttgtatGATGTGTTGACGAAAAAGTTGGCAAAAACAACGAATGTCAAAGAGCAGGAGGTTATCTTGACGCCACAAATTTCCTTTTCAGGGGATGTTGCTGTGGATAAAAAAATAGGcgagtttttgaaaaccaCCTTATTCGTTAAGGTTATACACAAGCTTTTGAGAGTAGCAATTGACTCTGGCAACGAATCCTATCTCCCACAATTGTTGCACTTGATACATGCAATAATCATTGACGATGAACATATTCATGGAAAGGACTACTTATCTGAACTGTTTATTGATATACCCGTCTGTGACTTATTATTGACCATAGTTGAGTCCAACATGTCCAAGCCAGTTGTACGTAAGGCAGACTTTTTGGTTGAGCAGCTTCTCGTCAAAGACCGAAGGATTCTCGAAAATTTGGTCAGCTGTTTTGGAGAGGATTATGTACAGTCATTCAAGAGGCGAAAAACTCAATTATTTGAATCTAAAGCAGAAAGGGAGAAAAGGGTATCTGaggaaagaaagaaaaagattatgaagaagttttcaaaacaacaagagaagtttttgaaaaacaacaaaaagttGAACGAAGAGCATGCTGAGCAAATGGAGCAAGAGGATGGTGATGCTAGGGTTTGTGTCATTTGCggggaaaaagaaaaggcAGGCCAAGCGTTTGGAATTTTCCTTATTGCAACAGAAGCACCAttattttggaaagttgATAACCTCTTCGAAAGTGATTCCACGAGAACTTGGTCCGAAGATTTGTTTGCCTATGCAGACAAGTCCAAGTTCGGCCAAGGATATAACATATACTCAAAGTGGAAAGAATTTCAGAGGCCAGTTTTCTCCTCATGTGGTCATGGAATTCATTATGAGTGTTTCAAAAGAGGGGTGGGTCACATTAAATACTACCCTTGTCCTTTGTGTCGCACATATCATGACGCCTTTATGCCCTTTATTGTACATGAACCATTGGAGACTTCTGGATTGCGAGACGTTGTGTTTAATAAAACCATCGATGAACTGAGTCCTAAAAAATTGGATGTTTTACGTAACCTTTTTGTCCCCAAGAATAGTGGAATTCAGTATCACCACTATCTAGAGCTGAGAAGCAGGTATGAAGATAATTTCGACCATTGGATTGTTAATATGGGTAGCACCATTCAAATGAGTGAAATTGGCACCCGGTTGAACGGCAAATCAGGATATTCTGACTTCTTGAGCCAAATTCCACGGAATATAAGAAATTTGTTCAAGGCTTTGGTTCAGGCCCAAGTGATGATAGCAGACCTTTCGGATCCGTGGGAGAGACACGCGTGGGAAGAGGATAGAAACTATATTTTGGAGCTGGGAGAAGAGTCAGACATGCAAACTGGAGTGTTTAATGAAACTTTGGTCTTGTTCTTCACTTCCGAGCAGTCGCTAGCAACTTTGGCTAGAAAGGGGGTGTCAAgaattattggaaaattgaTGGCTCGTGTTAAGTTGGATTTGGACGATACCGATTACTTTGAGACATCGAGGGAGCAACATGATTACCAGATTTCCCTGTCTGGTTTTGACGATTTTGCTCGACTCTGGTCTGATTCAGGGTTGTCTTCAGACTTTGAACGATATGGTAGTCACgtttttgatttggcaCAACATATTTTGGGTGTTTACTTGAGACAAGTAgttatttttcaacatgTTTTATTAAGCCAGTGCGATGATGCCTATTCTGTCGATGGTGAGATATACGCGCAAATGTCCGAGGAAATAAAGAGTCAGCTAAACGTATTTGGGGTGGATCCGTTAATGGAGGTATTGCAAATACCTTCACTTGGAGATATTTTCTCGCGGATACGTGATCTGGAGACACTCGAACATAAGGAATATGAAGCCGCTCGCGTTATAAAACATACTACCTCAGTGAACCAAGTGCTTGCTCTCGATTATCCCGGACAAATTCATTTATGTACCTTGCCAGAGGATTTTCAAAACggattgttgaaattgtcagAGATGAATGTATTGCGCAAATGTATGTGTATGTTTTGTGGTCAATGGTTAAACAAGGGTCATCAATATGGCCACATGAAAGTGTGTTCCAAGTTTGGAATAATTTATGATCCAGCAAGGAATACTTCACGCATCTGTATCCAGGTTGGTGAGAACTCGCTTGTGCTAGAAATCCCTGGTCCATATGTAACAAAGCATGGTGAACCAAAAGGTCATAGAGTCAAGGGTAAAGcttttttgaataaagaGAAGTTCAAGGAGTTGAACAGACTTTGGGTCAATCAGGGCTTATATAGCTACGTTTCGAGACCCTTGTTTGGGTCCGCTCCCAATATGATGATGCCAAATTTTGGTATTATTCCAGGTCctggtgctggtgttgGTGCTATGGACCTCGATGACGAAGGGGAGATCTGggatgttggtgatgatgatgaagaagatgagTTTATGTTTACATAAGTGTATATAATGCTATAAAGTTTCCCACCCACCTGGATCTAAGACACTCTCTAAATTTCTTGCGATGTAGTTAGCAACATTATGTTCTAaccaaatatttttgaCGAAATCGTTGTATCTGGGCTGCATCAAATGCAAAGCCCTgccttttttgttttcatcgGCTAATTCACCTTGATCATCTAGATAGGGTGCACTATGAAAAGATCCTTTGTATTTATGTAGTAATAGCATGACTCTGTCCTTTGGTAATAAAAATATGCCGTCTTCGCTCGAACATTCCCTCGAGTAATGTGCAGTACATTGACCCTCAACAGTCCCAACGGCTTGCTTTTGTAAATCGACCACGGTACCACAGAACAAGCAAATAGCAGGATCTTCTATTGACTGATACGGTTTGCCAAATTTCTCCAGGTAATAATACTGTGTGAAGAAATCATCGAGCCTGTTTGGTAAATCAATTAGACTTAGGATCCCAGGATACTCCAACTTTGGATTAGCCATTAGTATTTTGTTACCTCCTGAAACGCAACTAGCTGCAAATTTTTGTAGCAACTCTCCCTCCCATGAGTCTGAATCGATCAAGTTTAGAAGAATTTGTGAGATTGTAGGTAAGTTCAAAGCACTACACAACTCGTTTGCTTCCAAAGTGTAACCGTAATTAATTTTTGTTCTAGTCTGTTCTGTGTTTGAGCATTGCAAAAATGCATATATGGCAGCTCTGCGCAAAAACGGGGTCACAGATTTCACCAACATTGTATACAAGACCTTGCCGATGTTGCCCCCTTGTGTGGTAATGGCTTGCCCTCCCAAAATATTAAAGCATCTTTGTACTTCTACTGATGCCAGCGTATCTATTTCCGTAAGCAATGGAACATCGTGAATGTTGTAATTCCATTTTTTGATTATAATGTTGCGCCTCATCTCTTGGACAAGCACGTACAAACATTGAATTACGTGTCCAACAAATATCACTCTCAAAACGTCGTTGAAAGTGAAATTTGAGCCTGGTAATGGCGTGGCATCGACCAATAAATCCATAAAGTCGGCTTCCATTATGGTCTCAATAATCCCTGTGGTTGACAATGACACAAGACTTGCCAAGGCTTTGGCCAATGCGTTTTCAGTGAGGACGCAAGTGGATTCCATCTCTTGAAGTTGCATTAACAAGCGCATCTCATTCAAGGCCCTCATCACAAGAAGAGACTTGCTAGgaatttgttcaaaaactGGAGCTTTTTCAGATTCAACTCCACGCAAGGCAATCTCCGATGACTTTATAGTGTTAGATAAGATTATTGGCAAAGCTGACTCAAACGATCTGGGAAAAGTGATGGGGGCAATCGAGTTTAGAACACTTTTCCAGGGTAAGCTGAATCCCCCACGATTTGTTCTTAGCGAAGTAAGCCATGTACGGCCCTCCGTCAGACATGGGACTACAAAATCAAGGTTTTTTGactcaatcaattgagcaATCTGATCTTCATTAATTGGATAATGATTCTTGTGCTGGACACTTTGAGTAGATACAATGTCATCCATATTTCCCCTCAGATTTGGGCCAAACATCGGTATAAAGACGTTGTTGACTGCTTTACACAACGGACAAAGAATTTCCTTCAGTTCAGGATTCTCTGGTGTATTTCGGgtgatttggttttgtCTTGCTCTATTGCCATCGAGATAATTGAGGTAACACTTAAAGTGCATTCCATGACCACAGCTCAGTGCTATCAACTTACTTTCAACGCAGTCGCTGGCGCCAAAGCCTGGACCGAATGGATTCTTCTCCTTTACATTCGACATGAAAATTTCCCAAGCTTCGGAGTGCAGCTCGCTGTTTTGACTAGTATCGTCATTTAAATTTGGTGAATCCgaaaatgattttaaaAACCAGTATTCGCTCCCAAAAGGAACATTCCTGAATGTAGATGATTTCCCAATATGTGCAATAATACCAAACGGTCCTAAGTCCCCACTAGTGTTTTGACACAAGATACAATGGTCATTTTGTAAACACCAAGACGTTTTTGACAGATCTTCTTCCATTTCGGTATCGCTGCATTCCATTGTATTATCCCTGTtctgtttcaaaaatttggactgttgttttttgaatttgtttaGCAATTTTTGTTGCCTCAATTTTGCaagtttcttcttctttgagGCCACATCATCTATACTGGCCTCATTTTCGTTATTAATCGTGATAGTGCCTAAGCCACAATCCTTCAATTGCTCATTAATAATGCTCTCAAGATGTGAGTGGTTTTGGTTTAGTTTGCACAAAATTGCTCGTATTTTTGCATGGACGACCCTGTACTTTTCATCTAATAAGAGCTTGCTTAAAAGTATACTTATTGAAACAGGGGGTTGGGATGCGACTGAAACAAATCTAGTAAAAAGTGACGCATGCTGACGAGTGTTGATGACCATTGCACACACGTGTATCAAATGTAAAGTGGTTTCCAACAAGCTCTCCACCTTGTCAAACTCTTGCCTCGAAATAAAATGCAATACTTTGATTAAAAATTTCGTAAAATGGACCGAGGTAGACACATTCCCACAATTCTTATATATGTCTAAAATGTCGTCAACGTTGGAGTTGGGCTCAATGACAATACTATCTATCAATTTACCCGTTTCTTTGTGtcttctttctttgataaatttcaatGCTTCATCTCGCATGTTTGTTGAGTAATTAAAGTAGTACGGATCTACCTCATCTAAGTACACTTCTTTAAGTTCCAAAACCCCAGAATCGTTGTTCCCAACTGGCTTTGTATAGTTAGccatctttttcaatatcatctcAAATCGTTTATCAAGAACCAGTTTTTCAGATACGTAAGAACATAGCTTCTTGTAACTCAAAGGTTTGAAACacaaatgatgaatgatttctttttcgatTCTTTGTTTGGTCAATTCTGACTCTGAAAGCCCCTTCAAGAACGAATGTTCTGTCATCATATTTATAAAAAATGTCGCACACTCCTCAAGAATGAAAGGTAAAGTCTGTACATCATATGACGACTCGTTCTTTGAAGAGACCCAGTCTCCTTGTAGCATCCAACGATCAAAGATCATGTATGCCACCAAATCTGGATGGCACATGCTACTAAATATTTGAATCAAGAATAAATCCCTCATATACCCATACTCACGCAACCCGAGTTTTTTGTACATGTGCAATTGCGATTTCACAGTAAACCCATTTCGAACCCAGTAGCCACATTTTATTTGTGACATAAGTGCTAGAGTTTTTATAGAGTAATCAAATATCAAAGACTCAACAGAGAATGACTCTGGCAATCCCATTCTCGTTCCCACTTTTGTAAATCTATCAATCAAACCATCCCAGGCTCGAAACCGAGCATGTTCAATCAATGAGCAAATGTATGAGTGCATAGGATGAAGGAAACTTACATTGTCCTCATCCATGTTTGAAGCTTTCAAAACCCTTCCGGTGATTGGTTCCACGATGTTTTTTTTGTGAAAAAAACTCTTTATATCTGTATTTGCATAATCTGTCCCTTTTAGCTCGTGAAACTCTAACGTAATCAAATATGCAATAATGTATTCAATGGcattcaatgatttctCCTCTCTGGATTGTTGGTCATTGGATCTACTATTAAGAGTCAGGGCACTCAATTCCGCAAACTTATAAATTACCATGACcgaattgaaaaatgttgaaTAGTCGGGATTCTCATATTCGATGTGATTatctttttctctcttcATAGCCGGTCTCCCCTGAAAGAGACCCAAAAGGTC
The Candida orthopsilosis Co 90-125, chromosome 5 draft sequence genome window above contains:
- a CDS encoding Qcr9 ubiquinol cytochrome c reductase; this translates as MSIFTGLGRIFERNSIYVGTILAGAFAFEGFFDSAINKWWDAHNHAKLWSTVKPKFIENDEDEEDDE
- a CDS encoding Tys1 tRNA-Tyr synthetase, with protein sequence MSSVTDPEAQYELITRDLQEVLNGQIIKDVLVNEKRPVKIYWGTAPTGKPHCGYFVPMVKLAHFLKAGCEVKVLLADLHAFLDNMKAPLEVVQYRAKYYEWVIKAILRSINVPIEKLIFVVGSSYQKDGPYIMDLFKLSNVVSQNDAKRAGADVVKQVANPLLSGLIYPLMQAIDEEHLGVDAQFGGVDQRKIFVLAEENLPSIGYKKRAHLMNPMVPGLGQGGKMSASDPNSKIDILEEPKVVKKKVNSAYCAPGETKDNGLIAFVEYVIQPIHELKTGKTGSFDLTIDRPEKYGGPIHYDSVEQLKKDYTKGNLSPPDLKIGVADRINELLAPIREEFEKNEEFQLAQKNGYPVEQPKQEKKVKKPKNKGTKYPGGGNQTGNVDAKSEADVAATAKSVEEAVKKIEETKIE
- a CDS encoding Ubr1 protein (protein similar to S. cerevisiae Ubr1p ubiquitin-protein ligase), with product MDEDKLKRFLVELPSALSFRNGSRVHEYVFKVLYFMSTNNGEYLSHLFPDLPPISELDRERLVNSDFTLETLDKLSSLQKPESKEYSHPKNKPCARLFKAGDSVYRCEECGFDDTCVLCSYCFNEQDHVGHSVSMYTSTGTSGGVCDCGDPEAFVTTLHCKCSARKVASTSYEGQVEEPNHEYLYQTIKVCLDYVLDITNSNVCTLPIIHEHMNKGSFNFNPRSLSNYFSLPSGKYGGATDVNSDNWILVLWNDEFHDLGQAIHAIRLGLSCNDNRATQIATRIDKEGYCVLKEASTYEALMKSKELVERGGLISTIISIRDLYRELIVREIIFWLDDILDSYDEAFKLKSQAILTQLLLDNDYRFAKVFPEEFLRGLTYGTMDECFKNGIPVEDKFVTQFNSNQVRTPISSLDLRERMIYLLAKPDLELPFSRFQILLIFQIRLPKLVRKKLVSILLPLLVANIFLKGKFAKQFTEIYPMLLTICAYSDREDHLNLIAEISSQLYTCPVTVRKLLESSHANYIINGLTRIIEESCSVWDEDIGHCIFVDSDTDSQADRRLKRALLRGIHDLEHFSSTNLGPQALQAYLRPKNFVFLVSFLKLFHDYLPMTRKRGDHVEQESMTFRLHPAISVPILSSLRNIAASQIGHPNLDWVIEKLTNFLAGEEMYRVEYGSDNMRVSTNAHAFVHPLTSFLSYLIQFNGYDGLYPLLEGHKRAMIMLSDASLRSIVLGSQIKIGFWIRNGVSASRQASMYFGPSMSDLTFTRDMHLQQVALLIGNSEEMVKSFLARWELNDWFSNRVECNDTIYEERFFSVVERFVGFVYKLLTDRSMFSRLSSREMELEETRKFMTYYLCEKARGYTKLKMKVDSDVCDLPEFDEILYDIADYQPPSALLDTGLYRLKDSMYSQLDPMGLFLDPSKFQILYDVLTKKLAKTTNVKEQEVILTPQISFSGDVAVDKKIGEFLKTTLFVKVIHKLLRVAIDSGNESYLPQLLHLIHAIIIDDEHIHGKDYLSESFIDIPVCDLLLTIVESNMSKPVVRKADFLVEQLLVKDRRILENLVSCFGEDYVQSFKRRKTQLFESKAEREKRVSEERKKKIMKKFSKQQEKFLKNNKKLNEEHAEQMEQEDGDARVCVICGEKEKAGQAFGIFLIATEAPLFWKVDNLFESDSTRTWSEDLFAYADKSKFGQGYNIYSKWKEFQRPVFSSCGHGIHYECFKRGVGHIKYYPCPLCRTYHDAFMPFIVHEPLETSGLRDVVFNKTIDESSPKKLDVLRNLFVPKNSGIQYHHYLESRSRYEDNFDHWIVNMGSTIQMSEIGTRLNGKSGYSDFLSQIPRNIRNLFKALVQAQVMIADLSDPWERHAWEEDRNYILESGEESDMQTGVFNETLVLFFTSEQSLATLARKGVSRIIGKLMARVKLDLDDTDYFETSREQHDYQISSSGFDDFARLWSDSGLSSDFERYGSHVFDLAQHILGVYLRQVVIFQHVLLSQCDDAYSVDGEIYAQMSEEIKSQLNVFGVDPLMEVLQIPSLGDIFSRIRDSETLEHKEYEAARVIKHTTSVNQVLALDYPGQIHLCTLPEDFQNGLLKLSEMNVLRKCMCMFCGQWLNKGHQYGHMKVCSKFGIIYDPARNTSRICIQVGENSLVLEIPGPYVTKHGEPKGHRVKGKAFLNKEKFKELNRLWVNQGLYSYVSRPLFGSAPNMMMPNFGIIPGPGAGVGAMDLDDEGEIWDVGDDDEEDEFMFT